The Phycodurus eques isolate BA_2022a chromosome 5, UOR_Pequ_1.1, whole genome shotgun sequence DNA segment TTGTTCTGTTTGCATGGGGGGCGTGGTGGGGCAGGGAGGCGGCTCGCAGTCGTCAGAGTCGTCTCTGTGCTGTGCGCTCGCCAGGAAGTTGGACACAAACTCAAAGTATTGCTCCGTGGGCCACCGCTCCTCGTGGAAGTGGCACTCAAAGTCGTACATGACAGCTTCCTGctcaagcaaaaaacaaaaaacaaaaaaactcacattttttttacatttgactttttttttgttatgacaCTTGGGggaggtcatttgtagatgaattaaaaaaaagaaagttaaaatgtgcatgtaaaatctatacattttttaaatgcattacatttactaaattgaatttttattttaataataaaataattgtccattctcattttatttttttgtatattatgtataatgaaatttgactcaacaaattataaaatgttgaaaatagtaaaaatagctacgcaaaaatactgtatgtaaaaataaataaataaaaaataaaaagttaaatttaatacaaaaatgtattaattggaaTATTTATAATTACAGTCTTTGTaaccaatatttaataaaaaggaaaaaaaagaaaacattttaaggtcggtaaaatagtttattttgacaataaaataatacgttgatttttaatgtcattaacaaatcatttaattagaattaattaaccagttaaaaaataaatatgctaaACGATATGCTATCAAATTCTTTATTCACTAATATCATTTTATATGatcataacaaaagaattaacCAATAATTTAATGAGAACACTATAATTATAAtaagtatatataatatatattatatatatataataattattattaataataataattattattaataataataatttattctcattttttctttcctgggataggctccagcacatccgtgtccctagtgaggataagcgaccggaaaatggatggatggatataattaatgtaattataattaactTAACCcattattcattaaaataatttgtttaaatatattttgaaaatggtttattttacaaatattctctattgtatttaactgttaaatgtgtatgtatgcagttgtttattttaatatttgttttcttttatcatttcaattaatgaattaatcagttatttatcaaataaattttgcAGGTAAATGTATTCACAAAGTTATTTTCccagtattttttttgcttcattatttacaatacatcAATTAAACGACATTTAATGAactacaatatccatccatccatccatccattttctgagccgcttatcctcacaagggtcgcgggagtgctggagccttgAACTATAATACAAATAGTTaaatacacacagtatatacaaaaatagaataaaacaaatcagaatAAATAGATTTGAATGACCAGTTCTCACCACGGAGCCCATGTTGAGCCGTAGCTCTTGGAGCATTTGTATAAATATGCTAATGTCTTTTCTGTTGGACGAAATGTTGCCAAACTTGTGCGCTAAGTCTTGTAAACTCTCCTCCAGGTAGAAGACGTTGAGCTTGACCCAGCACATCCCACCCTgacaacgcacacacacgcgcacacacacacaaatcaacaaatgtcaaaacatgcatggaacaTTTTCACATAATATTAAAACTTTGTATAACATGACAACATTTTTGGCTATTACTCCTTGACTTTTTATTACGACTTTGTTGTCGTGACTTTAAAACTTCCCAATGTAATATTATAGTTTacacattacaactttttattcCACTTTTTAAGGTAGTATTCCAACTTTGTTCTCATGACATTACAACATTTCTGTTAATATATTCAGATTATTCTCTTattatgaaacattttcagtgtAATATTATGATTTCCTTTTGTCGTAACagtacaaatgtttttctaataTTAGTGCTTGgttcatattacaacttttcaaCGTGATATTAAGACTTCGAGCTCCTACCATTGcaacattttatacataaaaaagtagaatattacaactttgagcttgtaatattacaatattttatacGTCAATTGCAACTTTGTTctcaaaacattacatttttgtttaatattatgACTTGATTTATTAATGTTACATAATGTATTATATTACATATGATTTTTTggctaaattgtttttcttaataTTAGTATGTTCCTCTTATAACATTACATCTTTTCAACCCTAGTATTATGACTCTTCactcataacattacaacttttttttcttaatattctgactttattttcatatcataacttacataattatttttattgtcataACATTACACCTTTTTGTCTTGAAGTTGTAGCTTTTTATTCTCTCAATTCTCTCTTCTGAATATTACGTCTATTCCTGTaaaattaaaactgaaaaattattacttttgtttcataacatcacaattaaaaacattttaacattacatttttttatattacaacaATATTGTCTTAAAATTGCAAGTTTTACTCATaactttttccctttttcccttaatattatgactttattcccataaaaataaaacttttcacAGTAATATTACTTAGTTTccttattcttgtaacatttggGAACTCTTTAAAAATaccatgactttattctcataacattataaGATTTCAGAATATTATTTctatattcttgtaacattacaactttttaacataacatcatgactttattctccCAACATGACATCATATTAATGtagtaatactgtatgtctttattCTCGTagctagccatccatccatccattttctttaccgcttatcctcactggggtcgcgggctgctggagcctaacgCCAgctacctctttttttttttttaattactcttttgtgaatttatatttttttattctcaaaacatTAGAATTTTATCATGATACGACTATTCTCCtaacattccaacttttttctGAACTATTCTTGTTGCatttcaacctttttttgtggTATCCTTTTCATGTCATGTGAATTTTTCTGCCTTTTGGCAACGTTTGCATCACACGTGCCAACATTTGACACAAAGCTGTCCGAGAACTTTCAAGTCACCAAATGGTTtcactgaggggaaaaaaaaaaggtcttacCTCTTCTTTTGGAACGTAATGTACAGGAATTTTGTAGTCTTTGGGAATATTATGCTTCTGTGGAAAGGCAACAAGAAACAGACAATGTGAATGTTAAAACACAACTGAGCGTTAAACAAATGGAAAGGCAGATTATAAGGCAGTCAAGCGGATTTCTTTTGAAGTAACAAATGCCAAAGCCTTTGTCCAACTAATTACTGTACTGCACTTATTATGTTGAGGCTTGGTGGCTGCTATAGGAACAATGCACAGTAAAAATCCAGATGTTCTTTGTCAACTGTGTATCCTCAAAGTAAGATTCTAAACTTGCAACTCTCATGGACAGCagtttgtactttatttattattttttttttttaaatgcttaaaAAGATGTAATGTTACAAGGATAAAGTCATAGTTGGAATTTCCTCagaataaaatcaaattatttggAAAACAGTTATGATAGAAAAGGCTATATAATGTCGACAATAAAGTTACACCTTTACCAAACAAAAAGGTTTACACTAGAAAAGCCAGGGTTTTCTTACTCCTGCTGCAATGCCTCGAGGACAGCCCAAAGGCTCGGGGTTTTAAAATTAACAACTCAACGGCCTATAATTGGCCCCCTTTCTTTTGTAAATGTGGCCATTTTTGCCAGATTAGCGGTACACAGACGTGACACGCTGATTGTCTAACAGGGACATCGGAATGTGGTCGTCCACAAGAATGCTCagcttgaaaaaaagaaaggtctATCAAAGGTTTTGGTCAACACCACCTTGTGTGATGTTGAAAATAGCATAGGCAagatccatccgtccatccgtccatccatccatccatccatccatccatccattttctaccgcttatccgaggtctggtcgcgggggcagtagctttagcagggacgcccagacttccctctccccagccacttactgccggatatgcggaccaaaaactgactccagtcgtacagggaccgaacagcccgtaacAGGGGggtcggtaccccatactcccgaagcacccccccacaggactccccgagggacacaagtccacaaaacacatgtagactggttgggcgaactcccaggcaccctcgaggaccctgccgagggtgtagaggtggtccactgtttcacggccaggacgaaaatcacactgctcctcctgaatctgagattcgacttcctgacggaccttcctctccagcacccctgaatagaccttactggggaggctgaggagtgtgatccccctgtagttggaacacaccctccggtcccccttcttaaaaagggggaccaccaccccagtctgccaattcagaggcactgtccccgatgcccacgtgatgttgcaaaggcgtgtcaatcaggacagccccacaacatccagagcctttaggaactcggggcgaatctcatccacccccggagcCTTgcaaccgaggagctttttaaccacctcggtgacctcaaccccagagataggagagcccgcctcagagaacccagactctgcttcttcatgggaaggcgtgtcggtggaattgaggaggttttcgaagtattctccccaccgactcacaatgtccacGGTGGAGGtgagcagcgccccatccccactatacaaagTGTTGGTGGTGcgctgctttcctctcctgagacgccggatggtgggccagaatttcctcgaaaacatccggaagtctttctccatggcctcaccgaactcctcctgTACCCGggttttgcttcagcgaccaccaaagttgTATTCCGCTTGACCAGCTGGtactcatcagctgcctcaggagtcccacaggccgaaaaaagcccgataggactccttcttcagcttgacggcatccctcaccattggtgtccaccaacgggtttggggattgccgccacgacaggcaccaaccaccttacggccacagttccggtcggccgcctcagcaatggaggcgcggaacatggtccactcagactcgatgtcccccgcctcccccagaacatgagcaaagttctgtcggaggtgggaattgaaactccttctgacaggggattctgccaaaagttcccagcagaccctcacaatacatttgggcctgccaggtcagaccggcatcttcccccaccatcggaaccaactcaccaccaggtggtgatcagttgacagctccgtccctctcttcacccgagtgtccaagacatgcggccgcaagtccgatgacacgaccacaaagtctatcatcaaactgcgacctagggtgtcctggtgccaagtgcacgggTGGACATGCTTatccttgaacatggtgttcgttatggacaatccgtgatgagcacagaagtccaataacagaacaccgcttgggttctgatcgggggggccgttcctcccaatcacgcccttccaggtctcactgtcattgcccatgtgagcattgaagtccccctgCAGAAcgactctccagcaccccctcgaaggactctaaaaagggtgggtactctgaactgctgtttggtgcataggcacaaacaacacccgaaagcggagggaggctaccctcttatccaccggggtgaaccccaacgtacagttcccgagccggggggcaataagtatacccacacctgctctgcgcctctcaccgtgggcaactccagagtggaagagagtccaacccctctcaagaggactggtaccagagcccaagctgtgtgtggaggcgagtccgactatatctagtcggaacttctcgacctcaaacaccagctcgggctccttccctgccagagaggtgacgttctacgtccctagagccagcttctgtagccggggatcggatcgccaaggtccctgccttcggccaccgcccagctcccactgcacccgacccctatggcctctCCCACAGGAGCTgaccccatgggaagggggacccacgttaccctttcgggctgtgcccgaccGGGCCACATgggcgcaggcccggccaccaggctcTCTCCtccgagccccacctccaggcctggctccagaggggggccccggtgaccatcataaggggtctttgaaccgtgctttgtctggtccctcacctaggacctgtttgtcatgggtgaccctgccagaggcataaagccccagacaacttagctcctaggatcattggaacacacaaacccctccactacgataaggtgacggaTCAAGGAGGGGCATAGGcaaaatgatgattattttccACAAAATAATGGCGAAACAGTCAGCAGGCCTCCCTCCTATTTCTTCCGTAGTCCATATTCAAGTGGGCTTGTGGAAAACTGCCATTGAAATTTTGATTTTTCAAtatggttttatttcatttattttgaagtttttttATTGCGGtacgtttttatatttttcttgtgTGTATATGAATGGTATGTGTATGTTATACAtacatacttttttctttttttataaccatgcAGCACTTTGTGCGACTGTGGACATTGTAAGTGtgttatataaataaacagTGAAAATCCtggtgaaaacaacaaaataagaaaataaattgaacacaaTGCTGTGAGAAACGATTGTCCACTAGTTCTAAACCGCTACCTCTCTCTTGTTACATTACAACACACTGATTTTGATAGATATGACTGGCTGCACGCtaacacaacactgcatacttTTTGTTTGATACATGTCATGACAGATACACACCCAGATCTCCTTATAAACATAGTTACATTACACTTGGTCGCACGgacacaacaaacgcacaaaatataaacacagggtacgttcggaaattcagtccgaCGCTCTCACCGTGCCCCGAGATTGTGGCACTCAGAGACAGAGTGAGCTCCATTTTCAATAACTTTACTAATGAACGTGTTGGCTATTCGCAGGGATACGTCAGTAACGATAAATTATATGTTTCTAAAAAGGTCAAGGTCTGTATCTGTACTGGGATGTATCAAACAgaagtgtatgcagtgttgtgtaagctTACAGTCCGCTGGTATTTGCtcggacgccacagggtggagtttccattccggtagccgtttttcctttcctttccgtaacaaggaacaaagcaacaacaatggcgaccgtggaacagtgtctgctagaacaaatggacctagatgatcagatgatacgtttagttatgctgcaaaatcgattgagaaggcggcggcgtaggtgctatgtggaaccgggaggaacgctgattacatcatcacagcatgtgactaaaacggaccaatcacgagagatgatctccgcggcattctacgcgcagcaactatttttgccgtgtgcgcgtcacgctacgcagaggggccgggCGGACCAATTCGAGCCAAATGTCTGGGCTTTGGGCATTCTAGTGTTAATATGAAAATGCAGAAGTCATATGACAGAAAAAGGTGTAATTTTATGGGAAGATGtcataaaatt contains these protein-coding regions:
- the kitlga gene encoding kit ligand a isoform X3, which translates into the protein MKKPKKHNIPKDYKIPVHYVPKEEGGMCWVKLNVFYLEESLQDLAHKFGNISSNRKDISIFIQMLQELRLNMGSVEAVMYDFECHFHEERWPTEQYFEFVSNFLASAQHRDDSDDCEPPPCPTTPPMQTEQYLKELLSSSNKSSECDAPTDCQTHVDMIDVDVAAVLDVASHRPRSASASGGRGAKSPVFTLYSVPGSHPAGHLEAQIATEQPRFSADSRRRRSLRGNRRARIPARAPNYKKKQVEHD